The Propionibacterium freudenreichii subsp. freudenreichii genome contains a region encoding:
- the rsmH gene encoding 16S rRNA (cytosine(1402)-N(4))-methyltransferase RsmH — MTHEATGPDPSTIHVPVMAARVVELLSPALDHPDAVYVDGTLGMAGHAELMLTANPQARLVGIDRDRDALDLASRRLAPFGARVHLARARFDELGRVLDDAGIATIDAALFDLGLSSLQIDRADRGFAYRVDAPLDMRMDTRSELTAARVLNEYSPGDLVRVLRDYGEEKQATRIVRAIVAEREREPFTDSARLVDLILRAIPAAVRTKTKGNPAKRTFQALRIEVNGELEALSTVLPVMLGRMGPAARAAVLAYHSLEDRIVKQVFTAATSDSAPAGLPVVPDEMAARFAPLTRGAEKPDAAEIAENPRSASARLRAIERIRPDVAPSAGSRHGHRRGGRR; from the coding sequence GTGACGCACGAAGCCACTGGCCCCGATCCCTCGACGATCCACGTGCCCGTCATGGCGGCCCGCGTGGTCGAGCTGTTGAGCCCGGCCCTGGACCACCCCGATGCCGTCTACGTCGACGGCACCCTGGGCATGGCCGGGCACGCCGAACTCATGTTGACCGCGAATCCGCAGGCCCGCCTGGTCGGCATCGATCGTGATCGCGATGCCCTCGACCTGGCCTCGCGCAGGTTGGCCCCCTTCGGCGCTCGGGTGCACCTTGCCCGGGCGCGCTTCGACGAATTGGGCCGGGTGCTCGACGACGCCGGCATCGCCACCATCGACGCGGCCCTGTTCGACCTCGGGTTGTCCAGCCTCCAGATCGACCGTGCAGACCGGGGCTTCGCCTACCGGGTGGACGCCCCGCTCGACATGCGCATGGACACCCGCAGCGAGCTCACTGCGGCGCGCGTGCTCAATGAGTACTCGCCCGGTGACCTCGTGCGTGTCCTGCGCGACTACGGCGAGGAGAAGCAGGCCACGCGCATCGTGCGGGCCATCGTCGCCGAACGTGAACGGGAGCCATTCACCGATTCGGCACGCCTGGTCGACCTGATCCTGCGGGCAATCCCCGCCGCGGTGCGCACGAAGACGAAGGGGAACCCCGCCAAGCGGACCTTCCAGGCGCTGCGCATCGAGGTCAACGGCGAGCTGGAGGCATTGTCCACAGTTCTTCCTGTCATGCTGGGCCGTATGGGCCCAGCAGCCAGGGCGGCGGTACTCGCGTACCACTCGCTGGAGGATCGCATCGTCAAGCAGGTGTTCACTGCCGCCACGAGCGATTCGGCACCGGCGGGACTGCCCGTCGTCCCCGACGAGATGGCGGCCCGGTTCGCGCCGCTCACCCGGGGCGCCGAGAAGCCCGATGCCGCCGAGATCGCGGAAAACCCCCGTTCCGCGTCGGCCCGCCTGCGCGCGATCGAACGGATCCGTCCCGATGTCGCCCCGTCCGCAGGCAGCCGGCACGGTCACAGAAGAGGTGGTCGACGGTGA
- the mraZ gene encoding division/cell wall cluster transcriptional repressor MraZ: MFLGTYTPKLDEKGRFFLPAKFRDELAPGLVITRSQDRCLAVYPMATFAEMTQSVSTAPATLKQVRDFQRMLAAGASDEIPDKQGRVTVPPALRSYAGLDKDIVVVGAINRVEVWGSTAWKEYSTAQEDVFAQMNEEILSGEADR, from the coding sequence ATGTTCCTGGGCACGTACACCCCCAAGCTCGACGAGAAGGGTCGCTTCTTCCTGCCGGCCAAGTTCCGTGATGAACTCGCCCCGGGTCTGGTCATCACGCGATCCCAGGATCGTTGCCTGGCCGTCTACCCGATGGCGACATTCGCCGAGATGACCCAGTCGGTGAGCACTGCTCCGGCGACGCTCAAGCAGGTTCGGGATTTCCAGCGCATGCTGGCAGCCGGGGCCAGCGATGAGATCCCGGACAAGCAAGGGCGAGTCACTGTCCCGCCGGCCCTGCGTTCCTACGCCGGGCTCGACAAGGACATCGTCGTTGTGGGTGCCATCAATCGGGTTGAGGTGTGGGGCTCGACCGCATGGAAGGAATACTCCACCGCCCAGGAGGATGTCTTCGCCCAGATGAACGAGGAGATCCTCTCGGGGGAAGCCGATCGCTGA
- a CDS encoding DUF3040 domain-containing protein produces the protein MPLSNEEQKTLEELEASLLAEDPRLAHAMGSSRTPKRAHGRRAGLAGLGFLLGVCLLLVGMQTVWVLSVLGFVVMFGCAILALGSWRHMSHEPKEKVRPPKSSPHPSNDFMTKMESRWRRREDDGRL, from the coding sequence ATGCCCCTGTCGAATGAAGAGCAAAAGACGCTCGAAGAACTCGAAGCATCGCTCCTCGCGGAGGACCCGCGCCTGGCCCATGCCATGGGCTCGTCCCGCACTCCCAAGCGCGCGCATGGTCGCCGTGCCGGGCTTGCCGGGTTGGGCTTCCTGCTGGGTGTCTGCCTGCTGTTGGTTGGCATGCAGACGGTCTGGGTGCTGAGTGTGCTCGGTTTTGTCGTCATGTTTGGCTGCGCGATTCTTGCGTTGGGCTCCTGGCGTCATATGTCCCACGAGCCGAAGGAGAAGGTGCGCCCACCGAAGAGCTCACCCCATCCGTCCAACGATTTCATGACCAAGATGGAAAGCCGCTGGCGTCGTCGCGAGGACGATGGACGACTCTGA
- the dinB gene encoding DNA polymerase IV has product MPEMPDVMRGRVIMHVDMDAFYASVEAARNPRLRTVPFWVGGAERGVVLSANYLARTYGVSGGMASTRARRLCPAGVAVPPDFDHYGAVSAGVFALFDQITDRVEAASIDEAYLDITGSQRRLGSPRLIGENVRARVADEQHITCSVGIAQGRALAKLASNRVKPDGLLVVDPGEVVALLHPLPVEQLSGVGPATASTLHKLGLSTVGQVAHTPVSTLRRALGARAGQWLSDLSWGHDESLVVGQDRERSIGSQTTFARDTDDPEQVGTELLRMAARTAGRMRASGLCGRTVVLDVRFADFTTITRSGTLRDPTDVTDEIYARARKLFESLGLQRARIRRVGVRVEGLVPSDQAYRQPALDEPERGMRQVELAADDVVYRFGAHAAQRARLTRRTLSNPESGSPGITSVGGTA; this is encoded by the coding sequence ATGCCTGAGATGCCCGATGTGATGCGGGGCCGGGTGATCATGCACGTCGACATGGATGCCTTCTATGCCTCGGTGGAGGCGGCACGCAATCCCCGGCTGCGCACGGTGCCGTTCTGGGTGGGTGGCGCCGAGCGGGGGGTCGTGTTGAGCGCGAACTACCTTGCCCGCACCTACGGGGTGAGTGGTGGCATGGCTTCCACGCGGGCCCGCCGGTTGTGCCCCGCCGGCGTGGCGGTGCCACCCGACTTCGATCACTACGGGGCCGTCTCGGCGGGGGTCTTCGCCCTGTTCGACCAGATCACCGACCGCGTCGAGGCCGCGAGCATCGATGAGGCCTATCTCGACATCACCGGGTCGCAACGTCGACTCGGCTCTCCCCGCCTGATCGGCGAGAACGTGCGGGCCCGGGTGGCCGATGAGCAGCACATCACCTGCTCGGTGGGCATCGCCCAGGGGCGGGCCCTGGCCAAGCTGGCCAGCAATCGCGTCAAGCCCGATGGCCTGCTCGTGGTTGATCCCGGGGAGGTCGTGGCCCTGTTGCACCCCCTACCGGTGGAGCAGCTGAGCGGGGTCGGCCCCGCCACCGCGTCCACATTGCACAAGCTGGGCCTGTCGACGGTGGGGCAGGTGGCGCATACCCCGGTGTCCACCCTGCGGCGTGCGCTGGGGGCTCGTGCCGGGCAATGGCTGTCCGACCTGTCCTGGGGGCATGATGAATCGTTGGTGGTGGGGCAGGACCGGGAACGCAGCATTGGTTCCCAGACCACCTTTGCCCGTGACACCGATGACCCCGAGCAGGTGGGCACCGAGCTGTTGCGCATGGCGGCACGCACCGCGGGGAGGATGCGGGCCAGTGGCCTGTGTGGCCGCACGGTGGTGCTCGATGTGCGCTTCGCCGACTTCACCACGATCACCCGCAGTGGGACGCTGCGTGATCCCACCGATGTCACCGACGAGATCTATGCCCGGGCGAGGAAGCTGTTCGAGTCCCTGGGCCTGCAACGCGCCCGCATCCGTCGCGTGGGGGTTCGCGTCGAGGGCCTGGTGCCCAGCGACCAGGCCTATCGGCAGCCGGCCCTCGATGAACCCGAGCGGGGCATGCGCCAGGTGGAATTGGCGGCCGATGACGTGGTCTACCGCTTCGGGGCCCATGCGGCGCAGCGCGCCCGACTCACCCGCAGAACGTTGTCCAATCCAGAAAGCGGGTCACCCGGCATTACTTCTGTGGGTGGGACCGCCTAG